Genomic DNA from Candidatus Sphingomonas phytovorans:
GGCGTTTCCAGATCAATGGAGCGCTCGCGATCATAGCGCATCGTCAGACCCTCTCCTCTTGCACGGGCCCCCGGTTTGAACCCTGGCGGCCGCACGGCTGATTTTTTCCGGACGCGGCGACATGGCCACCGCGCGAACCGTCATTTGCCGCCCGAGTTCGTTTTATGCTAATTTAATACCGGAGCGCGATTGATTGGGCTAATATATCAATGGATATTCGGCAGCTGCGTTACTTCACTGTCCTCTGCGAAGAACTTCATTTTCGACGCGCGGCCGAACGATTGAACATCACGCAGGCGCCGCTCTCCCTGGCGATCCAGTCGCTCGAGCGCGAGCTCGGCGCGCAATTGTTCCACCGGACCCAGCGGCGAGTCTCGCTGACCGACGTCGGCGCCGCGTTCCGGTCGAATGCCATCGCAGTCCTTGGACAACTCGAACGCGCCGTGGATGATGTCCGCGAGATGGTGCAAGGCGAGGCCGGGCATCTTCGGATCGGCTTCACCGCCGGCTCTTCCCTGCTTTTCTTCTTTCCCAAGATCGTCCGGACGTTCAGGACCCGCTATCCGCAGGTGAAGGTGACCCTCCATGAAATCTCGTCGCAGGGGCAGATGACCGCACTTGCCGATCGGGAGATCGACATCGGCTTCATCCGCACGCTCACTGCCCCCAACCGCTCCGAGATCAGCTTCACTCATCTCGTCGAGGACCCTCTGGTGGTCGCAATGCATGCCGAACATCGGCTCAATCGGGCCGAGACGCTGACGATCGCCGAACTGCAGGACGAGCCGCTCATCTTCTATCCGCGGAAATCCGGGGTGGGCATCTACGATCAGGTGATCAAGCTCTTCTCGCGCCAGGGCCATATGCCGAACATCGTTCAGGAGGCGCAGGAATCATCCACGATCATCAGCCTCGCGGCGTCGGGGCTCGGCGTGGCGATCGTTCCCTCGGAACTCCAGTGCATCAAGGTGCCTAATATCAGCTTCAGGCCGCTCGCCGATGAAGGGGCGGTCACGCGCCTGCTGCTTGGATGCCGGGCCGGCGAGGAGAGCGCGCTGGTCGCGAACTTCCGCCGCCTGGCCCAGGCGACGATCGCATCGGCGCACCGCGAAGCGCCCTGAGCTCCGGGACAAAGCTTGATTGCTTATTTAAAACAATTGGCCCTTCACATTGAATTGGCGCAGATCAACCTCCTTCCCCTATCCAGACGAAGACGCCGCCGGGTCAGCCCGTGAATGCCGCTGGTACCGTTGCGACTGCAGGCCAGGCTATCGGCCCTGATCGCAACGATCCCGCCCATTCCGGACAGACGAAAATCGCAGCGCGCCTGTTCGGGAGAGGAAGTTACGATGCACCAGCTGAAGAGATCATTTTCACGTTCGATCG
This window encodes:
- a CDS encoding LysR family transcriptional regulator; translated protein: MDIRQLRYFTVLCEELHFRRAAERLNITQAPLSLAIQSLERELGAQLFHRTQRRVSLTDVGAAFRSNAIAVLGQLERAVDDVREMVQGEAGHLRIGFTAGSSLLFFFPKIVRTFRTRYPQVKVTLHEISSQGQMTALADREIDIGFIRTLTAPNRSEISFTHLVEDPLVVAMHAEHRLNRAETLTIAELQDEPLIFYPRKSGVGIYDQVIKLFSRQGHMPNIVQEAQESSTIISLAASGLGVAIVPSELQCIKVPNISFRPLADEGAVTRLLLGCRAGEESALVANFRRLAQATIASAHREAP